In the Vespa crabro chromosome 22, iyVesCrab1.2, whole genome shotgun sequence genome, ACCTCGTGCGAATTAAATTGCAACAATTGTAAATGATGTAATAGTAATTCGGCCACGAGTAATTCCGCTTTGGAGAGATTGCTCTCGGCTGAATCAGGTGTTTTATCGTCGTCTGATAAGTAAGTTGTTGTTTTCATTAGTCTCAACAACCAAGCGGCTATGTAAGCTCGGTGAAATATATCCTCGTTTGAACGTTGATCTGCATGGGTTactatttaaatgtatatatcttaaataagatctttttcttttttttctttggaaatttatctcgaaatttggaataataatttaacaccattcaatatatataaatatataaaaaataaaaaaatacatatataaatataaacatataataaataaaaagaaataaatatataataaataaaaatgatggcAAATAAATAAgtgtattgaaaaaaaaaaaaaattcaaaattgaattcaatcaattaatgaatttaatgaaaGTATTGACAAGACGaggaaaaaatttaaatttgaaatatcattatatttacctaaattataaaatgattcgTAATCATCTCCGTTATATGGTCTTTTTTCACTTATATCACGTTTCTCCTTGTTAAACGTCAAACGTTCTTTCATTTCGACGAACTCGACGAACGGTCTTTGAAGTAAAGCTCTCAGTGCTAGAAAACACGTGATCGAAGCTTTGGATAGCCATAAAGGCGGCAATAAATTGCATTCGCGTAGATGCACTTCGGCGTCTTTGTCCCTACAACGAGTGCTGCAGTAAGCTATGCAACTGCAGACATTGCAGGCTGCCGGCATGGGAACGAATATTCTCGTGAAACACAAGTGACAATGATTCAatctagaaagaaaataatctgaaaaattgttcttaatcttcgaacgaattaaaacgatgactatagattttttttttttttcattttttaaaagggataaaagaaaagaagagaaaataataataattattttcgtaaagaattcgaacaaacaaaatgatattgattcgaaaacaatacaataaattaaatgataccaattatgttattatcatcttaCTGATAATTACCTGTATTCTGCCAATAAGAGAGCGCAATGTGGTCGTTCTATTATAAGAAATTCACCAGGTGAAATGTTTCTTGTAGCAACAGCATGTCTACCAATGTCATTACCATCATCTATTATTTTAACGGCATTGCTACAGGCTGGATAAAGTGGATTACGTATATCGATTTTTGGCATGAAATTTGCCACACTTGTCGATTCTTTAACGTTCCCCGAAAGTTTCTTAGATTTCGCGTTAAATCTTTCACCTTTTTCCATTAATGTCAACATCACTCTAATGTCggtttctaatttattttttcgctCGGCCGTTATCTTCGCACGATCTAACGATTTTAATGCAATTCTAAAATAATCGATCGCCTTTGCGTTCATTTTTAATGCCAAATAACATCTGGCTCGTCTTTCATCGATCTTATATCGTAATTCTTCAGGATAATTAAGTCGAATCGCTTCCTCTATATCATTCAATGAATGCTCATGTTGTCCCATGTGATAAAGTGCAGCCGAACGATTTGCAAGAATTACTGAGAGATCTGAATAAAAAACGATTGCATTTAGATTTCGATtggatatgaaaaattattgaatttagCAATGGAGTTAAAtacaaaatggaaaaaaagaagaaagttgtaataacgattaatattgtatattcatttatattcattaaaaattgtcAATCCTTAATGAGAACGTAAATGAATTATCTATGATATATCTgataaaaaaacataaaatatatttgttgttcgttgaagaaatttttcttttcgatttgaatatctttcctttatatcttcttatgaatttttaattataattaacgagAACAATTTCTAACCATTTTGTGGTGCCAATAGGACAGCATTCGAGTAGGCCTTCAAAGCCTTTGGATATTCTCCTTGACCGAAGAACTTGTTACCGGTATTCTTAAAACTCAAAGATTTTTCATTGTTCTTCATTTCAAGATTTTCAACTTCGAAGGACAAACGATGAGCCTCGGGATAACTCAATATAAAAGCGACCCTATCGGCGTTCGATCGAAGACcatcgaatattttaaaatcctTTTGGGATATGGCATTTCTTACTGACAATAAATTCGACCGAAAGTAATTACTAATCTCATGTTCGTAATCGTTCGCCATGTTGAAAAAATCCAGAAAACGATCAcatgtaatataattcttataaatgaCGACACCGTGTCGGTCGACGACACTGAATGCTACTGGCATAGAGAAGCCAAAAAGTTTGTTAGAACGGATCTATTTCCGTACGTGCTATTTTCAGTTCTATCGTCGATGTGAGGGTGCTATGTATTTAACAGTTTTCATCctcgaaaaatatcaatattattttgatagtGATCAAATCTTTAACAGGatgataattgaaatttaatgattaaggaaaataattcatttcttaCACACAaagatttcttatttatttaattataaaaataaataagactctttgttatttttcaatacttctatatatatatattttttattatgaaaagtGATCGCAAATATTTTGTGACGTAATAAATAGGATGTAATTAAaatctaaatatttaaataaactataaaaatattacagctaaattttttaatttaattataataataactaaggCTTTTACTTTAacttttaatacaattatgtattttattataaaaaatgattacttCAGATGTTACATCCAATAGCAATTATCTCGTCATATAATAAAcaggatataattaaattctaaatattcagataaattatagaaatattacagctaaattttttcatttaatcataatgataactatgcttttcttttttttttctttttaacttttaacaCGCTTttcaatacttttatatatatattttattataaaaagtgaTCGCATTAAATAATGCTGtcccgttattattaatataagattcttaagaaaacataatttaaaagatcaatttctcttattaaagTACAgacgaaatttattattatttcatcgataattTCACTTACAAAGATGTAATAGATAGGAAGGTATTACAAGGAAGAGAAttgatattacttatattGTTGATTCTTAAAAAtgctgatttcttttttctttatccaatTGTAATACGATCATTGGACtcgtaaatatatacgaaCTATAACTTAAagtacaatatttacaatattttattagcgATGTAAAAAATGTGAATGCAGTTAGTTAGATACATCACAATTTAACGAAACACTgcgacctttttttttttctttcttccttttcttttttttttttttttttttaacacgttTCGTGCCAAGCCATTTTTGTCTGACTTGTCGTTCAGGCCATTTGATATTTTGACTAAagattaaatgtaattattaattattgtatatatataacaattaaataaacttACGTGTTTTGTTCTATACTCCATTTTGTATAATGCATCATTTTTTtggttgaaatatattttacataattacagttgtcataaaatatatgttttcagcgcattaaataaatatgactgcgtgtaccaccggtggtacacgtGGCCTGAACATCATGTTTAACACAGGTGGTACACATGGCACGGAACGTGTTAACGAAAGCTCAAAGTTCCAATGAATCGTATCTCAtgctttaattaaattaatttacattaatttaatttagggatgtatatacatatatatacatccctatgcgtatatacgtaaatgtatgtatgtattatgtgCAATTTCACGCGATTAAATAATCGATCGTTAAGAGCATTAAGGAATTACTTTCGGTGTTACTgtcagaaagaaattaaattatatatatatatatataattattttttttaatttttcttttaatctttttcgtttatttcttttcctttatttattttctcttatcatttcattttacttaTCACAAACACAAAAACGTTCACATTTCGTGTGTCGCATAATcctgataaatttaaatagtaaaaattcaTACTCGACATCgaagatttttaaaatggcgaaaattttcatgcatatttaaaaatgaacaaattaatcttaataaccataataaatgCTGAGgtattatgtaaataagtatgtatgtatgtacatataaaattaatactttgCATATAAcgagtatatgtatgtatttatgtatgataTTGTATGACATTTTTAGaatcaaattatattacatcttttacagatcttttttattatttatattacaaactTATGTAatcgttcttctctctctctctctctctctctctctctctttctttctctctctctctctttttcacagattttttttcttaatcgaatgttcctttcttatttaatatttattgaatctGTTAAAGTACAGTGCcgtctattattataattatggttagaacgaataaataattttaataatagcaatgtgTAGAGAACAATAatgcaaaagagaaatatattaatcagattttgtatcattttaataatattaataattcaaaaaaggTATTCGTATGACATACTAcaaaatttattgtatttatatatatatatatatatatatatatatatatatatattatataaaaaacaagaaatggaatataatttaaaaaaaaaagaaaaatatatatatatgtatggaaaTTTTCGAGAATTCTATGATTAAGATCGATTTGATtataaaaaggatgaaaacgTACGATTTGACTAGATGGAAAAGTTATACTGATTCGTGTATATGCGAACGCTCTGAAATCGAGGATCGATAATGCCTTTGGTCTTCGATGTTCGGATTCGAACTAACGGGTGTCTGACAATTAGTGGCAGCATGtatgtaataacattaataatgagagaaaaaaattacaatatgaCGTTACATTTATctaaaacacacacacatatatatatatatatatatatatatatatatatatatatatataattacatataccGAAGTAAATCCACgctcgataataaaaatttccaatttttaacatgaatcatattataatgatagaaaTGATCGTAATGAATAATGATTCAAAAGATCGcgcataataattaatttcgttagcggacaaatattgattttttttttccttcttttctttttattattattattattatcattatcattatcattatcattattattattattattattattattattattattattattattattattatatttttttgttttctttctttctttttttatttatttatttcttttattttttttgttatcttcttttcttcttattttttcttattaataacatattaaaaatcgtAAGAAGCCTCATCGCTTTCCTTCGTACTCCTGAAGCCGATTTTATAAAGGCCACCGGCGATAACACCACCGACTATTGGACCAACCCAATAAACCCAATGATTCGACCAATATGTTAGGATAACGGCAGGACCCAATGATCTCGCTGGATTCATGCTACTACCGGTGAATGGTACTGCGGCCATGTGCGACACAGAAATGGCTAAACCTATGGCTAAAGGTGCCCATCCTTTCGTGTCGCTTCTTTTTGGGTCTGTAACAGCGTGTACCACCAGAACAAGAAGAAATGTGATAATTGCCTCCATAACGATACCTTGACCTGCCTCAACACCTTCAGCCAAATCTGTTGCACCCAATCCTTGATTCAGTTGCTGGGCTGGTGTTAACATctgtaatatcaatatatttttatatatgtgcgtacgtgtatgcatgtatatatatatatatatatatatatatatatatatatatatatatgtgtatgtatatgtaatatattttat is a window encoding:
- the LOC124431661 gene encoding SET and MYND domain-containing protein 4-like isoform X2, with product MPVAFSVVDRHGVVIYKNYITCDRFLDFFNMANDYEHEISNYFRSNLLSVRNAISQKDFKIFDGLRSNADRVAFILSYPEAHRLSFEVENLEMKNNEKSLSFKNTGNKFFGQGEYPKALKAYSNAVLLAPQNDLSVILANRSAALYHMGQHEHSLNDIEEAIRLNYPEELRYKIDERRARCYLALKMNAKAIDYFRIALKSLDRAKITAERKNKLETDIRVMLTLMEKGERFNAKSKKLSGNVKESTSVANFMPKIDIRNPLYPACSNAVKIIDDGNDIGRHAVATRNISPGEFLIIERPHCALLLAEYRLNHCHLCFTRIFVPMPAACNVCSCIAYCSTRCRDKDAEVHLRECNLLPPLWLSKASITCFLALRALLQRPFVEFVEMKERLTFNKEKRDISEKRPYNGDDYESFYNLDQRSNEDIFHRAYIAAWLLRLMKTTTYLSDDDKTPDSAESNLSKAELLVAELLLHHLQLLQFNSHEISELTRPTKDTTLARAKSIFIGGGVYPTVALLNHSCNPGIVRYFIGTTIVVRAIRTIEKGEEISENYGPIFTAMPENERKRNLRVQYWFDCKCEACTNHWPMLDEIDPTILRFKCDTGKSCGNILPIKTDTNEFMINCPKCGKGTNLLKGLKALQDTDMLFKMASRHLECGEYEQALRTYLKILILLDETLSLPIRDYHLCQQGVRLCMLALGNITTT
- the LOC124431661 gene encoding SET and MYND domain-containing protein 4-like isoform X1, translated to MPVAFSVVDRHGVVIYKNYITCDRFLDFFNMANDYEHEISNYFRSNLLSVRNAISQKDFKIFDGLRSNADRVAFILSYPEAHRLSFEVENLEMKNNEKSLSFKNTGNKFFGQGEYPKALKAYSNAVLLAPQNDLSVILANRSAALYHMGQHEHSLNDIEEAIRLNYPEELRYKIDERRARCYLALKMNAKAIDYFRIALKSLDRAKITAERKNKLETDIRVMLTLMEKGERFNAKSKKLSGNVKESTSVANFMPKIDIRNPLYPACSNAVKIIDDGNDIGRHAVATRNISPGEFLIIERPHCALLLAEYRLNHCHLCFTRIFVPMPAACNVCSCIAYCSTRCRDKDAEVHLRECNLLPPLWLSKASITCFLALRALLQRPFVEFVEMKERLTFNKEKRDISEKRPYNGDDYESFYNLVTHADQRSNEDIFHRAYIAAWLLRLMKTTTYLSDDDKTPDSAESNLSKAELLVAELLLHHLQLLQFNSHEISELTRPTKDTTLARAKSIFIGGGVYPTVALLNHSCNPGIVRYFIGTTIVVRAIRTIEKGEEISENYGPIFTAMPENERKRNLRVQYWFDCKCEACTNHWPMLDEIDPTILRFKCDTGKSCGNILPIKTDTNEFMINCPKCGKGTNLLKGLKALQDTDMLFKMASRHLECGEYEQALRTYLKILILLDETLSLPIRDYHLCQQGVRLCMLALGNITTT
- the LOC124431717 gene encoding aquaporin AQPAn.G, yielding MSKTCKGVKDIVGLEEVAKIEFLVPLFAEALGTFLLVLIGCASCITWVEGQSPTVLHIAFTFGLAVAALAQFLGPISGCHVNPAVTIGLFVSGNCSILKTLCYIVCQSCGAIAGAVVLKMLTPAQQLNQGLGATDLAEGVEAGQGIVMEAIITFLLVLVVHAVTDPKRSDTKGWAPLAIGLAISVSHMAAVPFTGSSMNPARSLGPAVILTYWSNHWVYWVGPIVGGVIAGGLYKIGFRSTKESDEASYDF